The following are from one region of the Anabas testudineus chromosome 2, fAnaTes1.2, whole genome shotgun sequence genome:
- the LOC113164318 gene encoding suppressor of cytokine signaling 6, with amino-acid sequence MKKISLKTIRKSLSIKGKEEGDFVMLQQPSVTTEFSKEESLFGGCYTKELSGCDLGGEEDKVGQNKGRSKSESLMGSLKRRLSAKQKAKVKGGSSAIGSVDDDDTFSSSSVPISFNEVKAQRPLRSVSLRSHHYSPSPWPLRSVNSDEACIKMEVKVKAMVHSPSPSPNLNGVRREFHDFQMEGLFQDQAESLKNLQQPQNGELHLNIDENDVPVVLGLTPQDYIQYTMPLDEGMYPEGSHSFCMDSSSPMEVVTEADNGSLHTDHGQEEHELVSAMPPDLFMETSVNSLFIGSAGVMLQSSRVEVPPPLSPLLTPMTSNGHTLRTFSGFSSSDSQVAERVRHHLNFDPNSAPGVSRVYDSVQSSGPMVVTSLTEELKKLARQGWYWGPITRWEAEEKLVNLADGSFLVRDSSDDRYLLSLSFRSQGKTLHTRIEHSNGRFSFYEQPDVEGHTSIVDLIEHSIRDSENGAFCYSRSRLPGSATYPVRLTNPVSRFMQVRSLQYLCRFVIRQYTRIDLIQKLPLPNKMKDYLQEKHY; translated from the coding sequence ATGAAGAAGATAAGCCTTAAGACCATCCGCAAGTCCCTCAGCATAAAGGGCAAAGAGGAGGGTGACTTTGTCATGCTTCAGCAGCCCTCAGTGACTACAGAGTTTTCTAAGGAAGAGTCACTTTTCGGGGGATGCTACACCAAAGAGCTCTCCGGCTGTGATCTTGGTGGAGAAGAGGACAAAGTGGGGCAGAATAAGGGCCGCTCAAAGAGTGAAAGCCTGATGGGATCACTAAAGAGAAGGCTGTCTGCTAAGCAGAAGGCAAAGGTGAAAGGTGGCTCCTCTGCCATAGGCTCAGTGGATGATGACGACACCTTCTCATCCTCATCTGTCCCCATCAGCTTCAATGAAGTCAAAGCCCAGAGACCCCTTAGATCTGTATCCTTACGGAGTCACCATTATAGCCCCTCACCATGGCCTCTGCGGTCAGTCAACTCAGATGAGGCATGTATTAAGATGGAAGTAAAAGTTAAAGCCATGGTTCACTCTCCTAGCCCCAGTCCAAACCTAAACGGTGTCCGAAGagaatttcatgattttcagATGGAAGGGCTCTTTCAAGACCAAGCAGAGTCCTTAAAGAATCTTCAGCAGCCACAAAACGGTGAGCTGCATCTAAATATTGATGAAAATGATGTGCCTGTGGTGCTGGGTTTAACACCCCAGGACTACATCCAGTACACTATGCCTTTAGATGAGGGAATGTACCCTGAAGGGTCCCACTCTTTCTGCATGGACAGCTCCTCTCCTATGGAGGTGGTGACTGAAGCAGACAATGGGTCCCTCCACACAGACCATGGACAAGAGGAACATGAACTGGTTAGTGCAATGCCTCCAGATCTGTTCATGGAGACCTCAGTTAATAGTCTTTTCATAGGTTCTGCTGGTGTTATGCTCCAAAGTTCTAGAGTAGAGGTTccgcctcctctctctccactccTGACACCCATGACAAGTAATGGACACACCCTCAGGACATTTTCGGGGTTTAGCTCTTCAGACAGTCAGGTAGCTGAGAGGGTAAGACACCATCTCAACTTTGACCCAAATTCAGCTCCTGGGGTTAGTAGGGTGTATGACTCAGTCCAAAGCAGTGGACCTATGGTTGTGACCAGCCtgacagaggagctgaagaagctGGCAAGGCAGGGGTGGTACTGGGGCCCCATCACACgctgggaggcagaggaaaagcTGGTCAACTTGGCTGATGGCTCATTCCTGGTCAGAGACAGTTCAGATGACAGGTACCTGCTCAGCCTGAGTTTCAGGTCACAGGGCAAAACCCTCCATACCCGTATTGAACACTCCAATGGACGCTTCAGCTTTTATGAGCAGCCTGATGTGGAGGGACACACGTCGATTGTTGATTTAATCGAACACTCTATCAGAGACTCAGAGAATGGAGCTTTTTGCTATTCCAGGTCTCGCTTACCAGGGTCTGCAACATACCCTGTCAGGTTGACCAACCCAGTATCTCGGTTTATGCAAGTGCGCTCTCTGCAGTACCTTTGTCGCTTTGTCATTAGACAGTACACAAGAATAGACCTGATCCAGAAACTGCCCTTACCTAACAAGATGAAAGATTATCTGCAGGAGAAGCACTACTGA